The following are from one region of the Streptomyces decoyicus genome:
- a CDS encoding BTAD domain-containing putative transcriptional regulator, whose product MQIGMLGPFEVRTDDGGSADVPGARLRGLLSALALKPGHVVPKASLVDWVWGEHLPADATNALQRLVSRLRKALPDGSVESRTDGYRLTVEPDTVDAVRFERLVTAGRACTEDASRRVRLLREALDLWRGAAMQDIGLEDSAAFNAAVDRLEGLRLTATEERFDAEVTLGRGAEMVPELTGLVAAHPLRERLVAALMRSLAAAGRDSEALLVYERAREALADALGVDPSPELAALHVALLRGELGQGMRQREASGKTNLRAELATFVGRGADVAAVRELIAEHRLTTVIGPGGAGKTRLATETARTLLGDLPDGAWLVELAAIGADGDVAQSALTGLGLRDALLGGAPNAELTDRLVAAIREREALLILDNCEHVIESAAAFAHRVLGECRRLRILATSREPLGITGEALWPLEPLALPDGDAGPGGMESAPAVQLLRDRAGAVRRDLVADAPTLATMVRVCRALDGMPLAIELAAARLRTMSLDQLAGRLDDRFRLLTGGSRTALPRHKTLRAAVDWSWELLTDAERRVLRRLSVFSGGAGLEAAERVCAGDAVEQEQVLGLLTALAEKSLLRAEGTGAPRYRMIGTIKEYAGHRLAEAGESDLARHAHLAYFTELTETAEPHLRRAGQLVWLAALEAEHDNIGAAMRGALAAGEAQAAMRLAAGAGWYWWLSGHKTEGMELITAATRTPGEVTDEDRATVYALGSMFVTSGPGDEHLAAEWIHQAYRFGRRSRHSRRRHPAMGLVVPLERMLQAPGAFLPAWEPLLDDEDPWVRALARLHLGKMRIVLGHDGRDADDCLEEALAEFRALGERFGISFALTELADRIAVRGDFAGACAHYEEAIAVVTEVGATEDVMRMRSRQAQLYWLLGDKDAGATAIAEAQRCAERVTWPGALAFLALSKAELARWGGNAGEAHRQLGVMTAVLGDEAEQASLRAVTHDLLGYLADDPGEARAHRAAACEAASEAGHAPLIARVLVGVADLALRRDEHEQAARLLAASAGVRGLPDRSHPDAARIEQTARRRLGDARFAEATREGVRASWSRLVEVTLAS is encoded by the coding sequence GTGCAGATCGGGATGCTGGGTCCGTTCGAGGTGCGCACGGACGACGGCGGCTCGGCCGACGTGCCGGGCGCGCGGCTGCGCGGACTGCTGAGCGCCCTCGCGCTCAAGCCGGGTCATGTGGTCCCGAAGGCGTCGCTCGTCGACTGGGTCTGGGGAGAGCACCTGCCCGCCGATGCGACGAACGCCCTCCAGCGCTTGGTTTCCCGGCTGCGGAAGGCACTACCGGACGGGTCGGTCGAGAGCCGTACGGACGGCTACCGGTTGACGGTGGAGCCCGACACCGTCGACGCCGTGCGGTTCGAACGCCTCGTCACCGCGGGCCGGGCCTGCACCGAGGACGCCTCCCGGCGGGTGCGGCTGCTGCGCGAGGCCCTCGATCTGTGGCGCGGTGCGGCCATGCAGGACATCGGACTGGAGGACAGCGCCGCGTTCAATGCCGCGGTCGACCGGCTCGAAGGGTTGCGCCTGACCGCCACGGAGGAGCGGTTCGACGCGGAGGTCACGCTCGGACGCGGTGCGGAGATGGTCCCGGAACTGACCGGCCTGGTGGCCGCGCACCCGCTGCGGGAACGGCTCGTCGCCGCGCTGATGCGCTCCCTCGCCGCGGCCGGTCGCGACAGCGAGGCGCTGCTGGTGTACGAGCGCGCGAGGGAGGCCCTGGCCGATGCGCTGGGCGTCGACCCCTCGCCGGAGCTGGCCGCGTTGCACGTCGCGCTGCTGCGGGGTGAGTTGGGGCAGGGCATGCGGCAAAGGGAAGCGAGCGGCAAGACCAACCTGCGCGCCGAGCTGGCCACCTTCGTCGGCAGAGGCGCCGATGTCGCCGCGGTCCGCGAGCTCATCGCCGAGCACCGGCTCACCACCGTGATCGGGCCGGGCGGCGCGGGGAAGACCAGGCTGGCCACGGAGACCGCGCGCACGCTGCTCGGCGACCTGCCGGACGGGGCCTGGCTGGTGGAGCTCGCCGCCATCGGCGCGGACGGCGATGTGGCGCAGTCGGCGCTCACCGGGCTCGGCCTCCGGGACGCCCTGCTCGGCGGGGCCCCGAACGCGGAGCTGACGGACCGGCTCGTCGCCGCGATCCGCGAGCGGGAGGCGCTGCTGATCCTGGACAACTGCGAGCACGTGATCGAGTCCGCGGCGGCGTTCGCCCACCGGGTGCTCGGGGAGTGCCGGCGGCTGCGGATCCTGGCGACGAGCCGGGAACCGCTCGGCATCACGGGGGAGGCGCTGTGGCCGCTCGAGCCACTGGCCCTGCCGGACGGGGACGCGGGCCCGGGCGGGATGGAGTCCGCACCCGCCGTTCAGCTGCTGCGGGACCGGGCCGGGGCGGTGCGCCGGGATCTCGTGGCCGACGCCCCCACGCTGGCGACGATGGTGCGCGTCTGCCGGGCGCTGGACGGGATGCCGCTGGCGATCGAACTGGCCGCGGCCCGGTTGCGCACCATGTCCCTCGACCAGCTCGCAGGCCGGCTCGACGACCGGTTCCGCCTGCTGACCGGCGGCAGCCGGACCGCGCTGCCGCGGCACAAGACGCTGCGCGCGGCGGTCGACTGGAGCTGGGAGCTGCTCACCGACGCCGAGCGGAGGGTCCTGCGCAGGCTCTCGGTGTTCTCCGGCGGGGCGGGCCTGGAAGCGGCCGAACGGGTCTGCGCGGGCGACGCGGTCGAGCAGGAACAGGTGCTCGGGCTGCTCACCGCGCTGGCCGAGAAGTCGCTGCTGCGCGCCGAGGGCACCGGCGCCCCGCGCTACCGCATGATCGGCACGATCAAGGAGTACGCCGGCCACCGGCTCGCGGAGGCGGGGGAATCGGATCTTGCGCGCCACGCACACCTGGCCTACTTCACCGAGCTCACCGAGACCGCGGAGCCGCACCTGCGCCGGGCCGGGCAACTGGTCTGGCTGGCCGCGCTCGAGGCCGAGCACGACAACATCGGGGCGGCGATGCGCGGTGCGCTCGCGGCGGGCGAGGCGCAGGCGGCGATGCGGCTCGCGGCGGGCGCGGGCTGGTACTGGTGGCTGAGTGGGCACAAGACCGAGGGCATGGAGCTGATCACCGCGGCCACCAGGACGCCCGGCGAGGTGACCGACGAGGACCGGGCCACGGTGTACGCCCTGGGCTCGATGTTCGTGACCTCGGGGCCGGGCGACGAACACCTGGCCGCGGAGTGGATCCACCAGGCGTACCGGTTCGGCCGGCGCAGTCGGCACAGCCGGCGCCGCCACCCGGCGATGGGGCTCGTCGTCCCGCTGGAACGCATGCTTCAGGCACCCGGCGCGTTCCTGCCCGCGTGGGAACCGCTGCTCGACGACGAGGACCCCTGGGTGCGCGCGCTGGCCCGGCTGCACCTGGGCAAGATGCGGATCGTGCTCGGCCATGACGGGCGGGACGCGGACGACTGCCTGGAGGAGGCGCTCGCCGAATTCCGGGCACTCGGTGAACGGTTCGGGATCTCGTTCGCCCTGACCGAGCTGGCGGACCGGATCGCCGTGCGCGGGGATTTCGCCGGTGCGTGCGCGCACTACGAGGAGGCGATCGCGGTCGTCACCGAGGTCGGTGCCACCGAGGACGTCATGCGCATGCGGTCGCGACAGGCGCAGCTGTACTGGCTGCTGGGCGACAAGGACGCCGGTGCGACAGCCATCGCCGAGGCACAACGGTGCGCGGAGCGGGTCACCTGGCCGGGCGCGCTGGCCTTCCTGGCCCTCTCGAAGGCGGAACTCGCCCGGTGGGGCGGCAACGCCGGGGAGGCGCACAGGCAACTCGGCGTCATGACGGCCGTGCTGGGCGACGAGGCGGAGCAGGCGAGCCTCCGCGCGGTGACGCACGACCTGCTCGGCTACCTCGCCGACGACCCCGGCGAGGCGCGGG
- a CDS encoding cytochrome P450, giving the protein MSRTVPVPQGLPMERDAGPFAPPRDISRLREARPVSPMVFPDGHEGWIVTGYDAVRRLMADTRFSSRQDIGVLHVPYETPGIPAPTEPSPQIPGLFIAMDPPDHTRLRRKLTGAFTVKRMKQLEEHISDIVERQLDELARLAPPVDLVKEFALPVPSLVICALLGVPYADRETFQVNSAKFLEKDVSLDEKMAAYSGLTTYLAELVTRKRAAPGEDILSDLARHDDLTIEELTGMAFLLLLAGHETTANMLALGTFALLEHPEQLAELRANPDLMPGAVEELLRYLSIADIFYRYATEDIELGGETIGKGSTVVVSLLAANHDPQRFDNPDTLDIHRTARGHLSFGHGIHQCLGQQLARIEMRAGFEGLLRRFPTLELAVPAGEVKLKTDMNIYGVHELPVTWTETAR; this is encoded by the coding sequence ATGAGTCGAACGGTTCCCGTCCCGCAGGGTCTCCCGATGGAGCGCGATGCGGGCCCCTTCGCCCCGCCCCGTGACATCTCCCGGCTGCGCGAGGCTCGCCCGGTCAGTCCCATGGTCTTCCCCGACGGTCACGAGGGCTGGATCGTCACCGGCTACGACGCGGTCCGCCGGCTCATGGCCGACACCCGTTTCAGCTCCCGCCAGGACATCGGCGTTCTCCACGTGCCGTACGAGACCCCCGGTATACCCGCCCCCACCGAACCGTCCCCGCAGATTCCGGGCCTTTTCATCGCCATGGACCCGCCGGACCACACCCGGCTGCGGAGGAAGCTCACCGGCGCCTTCACCGTCAAACGGATGAAGCAGCTCGAAGAACACATCAGCGACATCGTCGAGCGGCAACTGGACGAACTGGCGCGCCTTGCCCCGCCGGTCGACCTGGTCAAGGAGTTCGCGCTGCCGGTGCCCTCGCTGGTGATCTGCGCACTGCTCGGTGTCCCCTACGCGGACCGGGAGACCTTCCAGGTCAACTCCGCCAAGTTCTTGGAAAAGGACGTGTCGCTCGACGAGAAGATGGCCGCGTACTCCGGCCTGACCACGTACCTTGCCGAACTGGTCACGCGTAAGCGCGCCGCCCCCGGCGAAGACATACTGTCCGACCTGGCCCGCCATGACGACCTCACCATCGAGGAACTGACCGGCATGGCCTTCCTGCTGCTGCTCGCGGGCCACGAGACCACCGCCAACATGCTGGCCCTGGGCACCTTCGCGCTCTTGGAGCACCCCGAGCAGCTGGCCGAACTGCGCGCCAACCCGGACCTGATGCCCGGCGCCGTCGAGGAGCTCCTGCGCTATCTGTCCATTGCCGACATCTTCTACCGCTACGCCACGGAGGACATCGAACTCGGCGGCGAAACAATCGGCAAGGGATCGACCGTCGTGGTCTCACTGCTGGCCGCCAACCACGACCCCCAGCGCTTCGACAACCCCGACACCCTGGACATCCACCGCACGGCCCGCGGTCACCTCTCCTTCGGCCACGGCATCCACCAATGCCTCGGACAGCAACTGGCCCGCATCGAGATGCGCGCCGGTTTCGAGGGACTGCTGCGTCGCTTCCCGACCCTTGAGCTCGCCGTCCCGGCCGGCGAGGTGAAACTCAAGACCGACATGAACATCTACGGCGTCCACGAACTGCCGGTCACCTGGACGGAAACCGCCCGGTGA
- a CDS encoding ATP-binding cassette domain-containing protein, with product MSRKSASADTPDPRKRVPAPRREALALPPAAVPAGPASDDITEELEEAYWSIYDGAAAKATVGQLLARLPRIVRQIGQLAWQADRPATVAVVVLQLVSAAMSAFGLAASVAILHQLFAQGPTPDKVRSAVPQILLVVAFLSARALLEAGVAVAQARVTPKIRTALESDFLQLTAHVRLEVVDDSDWHDDAYRANDRGLFYARQIVGQVVAMASAFLGLIGTAGVLTVLHPLLLPLLPLSVLPVGAAAVRTARARFHSFKRWNALQRRVRVFSWLLLDRDSAAELRADTAQRALLDEHHRLTTRIAEEDTRLGVSAALLTLAGRGLGGVGAGITYTALGAMMIAGWLPLAAGAGAVIAIQVSQTSLTRFVDVAHLVYEHAMWVTDLLDFQERCRSLQPRRREQTAPESVKTVSLRNVSYTYPEKDTPALKDISMTLHAGETVAFVGLNGSGKSTCSRLIAGLYDPQEGAVLWDGVDAADLDTESLQRRVATVLQDPVHFPFSALANLTVSRGTLTEADPQRALDAARASGAEEVIAGLPGTWQALLSKRFRGGQELSAGQWAKVAVARGLYKNAPVLLLDEPTASMDPRAEHDVYRAVLRDKLRDDQITVLISHRLASVVECDRIYVFDDGHITESGSHQELMALGGDYAQMFTLQAAGYQATSATPGSGTIKVHE from the coding sequence ATGAGCAGGAAGTCCGCGTCGGCCGACACCCCCGATCCGCGAAAGAGGGTGCCCGCACCCCGCCGTGAAGCCCTGGCTCTGCCGCCGGCGGCTGTGCCCGCAGGCCCGGCGAGCGACGACATCACCGAGGAGCTCGAAGAGGCGTACTGGTCGATCTACGACGGCGCCGCGGCCAAGGCGACGGTCGGACAGCTCCTCGCCCGGCTCCCCCGCATCGTGCGCCAGATCGGCCAGTTGGCGTGGCAGGCCGACCGGCCGGCGACCGTGGCCGTCGTGGTGCTCCAGTTGGTGTCCGCGGCGATGTCCGCCTTCGGCCTGGCAGCGTCCGTGGCCATCCTCCACCAGCTGTTCGCCCAGGGCCCGACCCCGGACAAGGTCCGCTCCGCCGTCCCGCAGATCCTGCTCGTGGTGGCCTTCCTCTCCGCCCGGGCCCTGCTCGAAGCCGGGGTCGCCGTCGCGCAGGCCCGGGTGACTCCCAAGATCCGCACTGCGTTGGAGAGCGACTTCCTCCAACTGACCGCACACGTCCGCCTGGAGGTGGTCGACGACTCCGACTGGCACGACGACGCCTACCGGGCCAATGACCGCGGGCTGTTCTACGCGCGCCAGATCGTCGGCCAAGTCGTCGCCATGGCCTCCGCCTTCCTGGGGCTGATCGGCACGGCAGGCGTCCTGACCGTCCTGCACCCCCTGCTGCTCCCGCTGCTCCCGCTGTCCGTCCTGCCTGTGGGAGCCGCGGCCGTGCGCACCGCGCGGGCCCGTTTCCACAGCTTCAAGCGGTGGAATGCCCTGCAGCGCCGGGTGAGGGTCTTCTCCTGGCTCCTGCTGGACCGCGACTCGGCCGCCGAACTGCGCGCGGACACCGCTCAACGGGCCCTGCTCGACGAACATCATCGCCTCACGACGCGCATCGCGGAGGAGGACACCCGCCTGGGGGTGAGTGCCGCGCTGCTGACCCTGGCCGGGCGTGGCCTGGGAGGGGTCGGGGCCGGAATCACCTACACCGCTCTGGGTGCCATGATGATCGCCGGGTGGCTTCCGCTGGCGGCCGGCGCGGGCGCGGTGATCGCCATCCAGGTCAGCCAGACCTCCCTGACCCGGTTCGTCGATGTCGCCCACCTGGTCTACGAGCACGCGATGTGGGTGACCGACCTCCTGGACTTTCAGGAGCGATGCCGCAGCCTTCAGCCTCGTCGGCGCGAGCAAACGGCACCCGAATCCGTGAAAACGGTCAGCCTCCGGAACGTCAGCTACACCTACCCCGAAAAGGACACCCCGGCGCTCAAGGACATCTCCATGACCCTGCATGCCGGGGAGACCGTCGCCTTCGTCGGCCTCAACGGGTCCGGCAAGAGCACCTGTTCGCGACTGATCGCCGGCCTCTACGACCCGCAGGAGGGGGCCGTCCTCTGGGACGGGGTGGATGCCGCGGACCTGGATACTGAGTCCCTCCAGAGGCGGGTGGCCACCGTGCTTCAGGACCCGGTGCATTTCCCCTTCAGCGCACTGGCGAACCTCACGGTCTCCCGCGGCACGCTCACCGAGGCAGACCCCCAGCGGGCGCTGGACGCCGCGAGGGCGTCCGGCGCCGAAGAGGTCATCGCCGGGCTGCCCGGCACCTGGCAGGCGCTGCTGTCCAAGCGGTTCCGCGGCGGCCAGGAGCTGTCGGCCGGCCAGTGGGCGAAGGTCGCCGTGGCCCGAGGCCTGTACAAGAACGCCCCCGTGCTGCTGCTGGACGAACCGACCGCGAGCATGGACCCGCGCGCCGAACACGACGTCTACCGGGCGGTGCTGCGCGACAAGCTCCGCGACGACCAGATCACCGTGCTGATCTCCCACCGCCTGGCCAGCGTCGTCGAATGCGACCGCATCTACGTATTCGACGACGGGCACATCACCGAATCGGGCTCCCACCAGGAACTCATGGCTCTCGGGGGCGACTACGCCCAGATGTTCACCCTGCAGGCAGCCGGCTACCAAGCCACATCCGCGACGCCGGGATCCGGGACGATCAAGGTGCACGAGTGA
- a CDS encoding GNAT family N-acetyltransferase has translation MYAISLGDDGAELRPLEPWQAEEFLAHVDRGREFIGQHNALPDVVTDLASSRAFLQAYAEKAAADAGRLHGIWTDRKLVGAVLFRRMDVEQGIAEAGCWLEPSAVGKGLVTRAVRVIIDWAVEERGIHRVEWWVSAANEPSIAVARRLGMTKDGVLRESYPYRGQRHDEEIWSVLAPEWRAGKQAS, from the coding sequence ATGTACGCGATATCCCTGGGTGACGACGGCGCCGAGCTGCGCCCGCTCGAACCGTGGCAGGCCGAGGAGTTCCTGGCCCATGTGGACCGCGGACGGGAGTTCATCGGGCAGCACAACGCGCTGCCCGACGTCGTCACGGACCTGGCGTCGAGCCGTGCGTTCCTCCAGGCGTACGCGGAGAAGGCGGCAGCCGACGCCGGACGGCTCCACGGCATCTGGACGGACCGCAAGCTGGTCGGCGCGGTGCTCTTCCGTAGGATGGATGTCGAGCAGGGCATCGCCGAGGCGGGCTGCTGGCTGGAGCCGTCGGCGGTGGGCAAGGGGCTGGTGACCCGGGCGGTGCGCGTGATCATCGACTGGGCCGTCGAGGAGCGCGGCATCCACCGTGTGGAGTGGTGGGTCTCGGCAGCGAATGAACCCAGCATCGCCGTGGCCCGGCGGCTCGGGATGACGAAGGACGGCGTGCTGCGGGAGAGCTACCCGTACCGGGGGCAGCGGCACGACGAGGAGATCTGGTCGGTGCTCGCACCGGAGTGGCGGGCGGGCAAGCAGGCTTCCTGA
- a CDS encoding FAD-dependent oxidoreductase — protein sequence MHDVVIVGAGPVGLFLACELGLAGCSVLVLEREPEPRSPFKAKPLGMRGLSAASVEAFYRRGMLHQLLTASGIHDDPGAGPDAHEPSPLRGVGHFAGMVLDPALVDVAALPYRLPSPATEGMLTYLEAVESLLSEQASRLGVEIRHGVTVSAIDQNEESAVAQAGEHEYAARWVVGCDGGRSTVRGLAGFAFVGTEPQFTGYALHATVADPEKLRSGINLTPTGMYLQLVEGHMGMMDFDGGAYDRSQQPTRDHLQAVLRRVSGTDVTLSEVHLASSFTDRAMQTTTYRRGRVLLAGDAAHIHSPLGGQGLNTGIGDAMNLGWKLAATVHGYAPDGLLDTYTRERHPIGAAVLDWSRAQVAAMRPDAHGQAVQGVVRDLIGTRDGTTYVFERLSGSSIRYDLGSEHPLVGRNAPDLRLENGTRLGDLMRDGRGVALDFSTDRCLRGSAEGWESRMQYAAGPARNDLGLGAVLVRPDGVVAWAGDRNPDREAFERAAGHWFGGPEI from the coding sequence GTGCATGACGTAGTGATCGTGGGCGCCGGCCCGGTTGGTCTGTTCCTTGCCTGCGAGCTCGGCCTCGCGGGCTGCTCTGTCCTGGTGCTCGAGCGGGAGCCGGAGCCCCGCTCCCCGTTCAAGGCGAAGCCGCTCGGGATGCGGGGCCTGTCCGCCGCGTCGGTCGAGGCGTTCTACCGCCGCGGGATGCTGCACCAGCTGCTGACGGCATCGGGCATCCACGACGATCCCGGCGCGGGCCCCGACGCCCACGAGCCATCACCCCTTCGTGGCGTGGGCCATTTCGCCGGCATGGTGCTCGATCCGGCACTGGTCGACGTCGCCGCCCTGCCGTACCGGCTTCCCAGCCCGGCGACGGAGGGCATGCTGACCTACCTCGAAGCGGTCGAGTCGCTGCTGTCCGAGCAGGCGTCCCGGCTCGGCGTGGAAATCAGGCACGGCGTCACGGTCTCAGCCATCGACCAGAACGAGGAGAGCGCCGTCGCGCAAGCAGGCGAGCACGAGTACGCGGCGCGCTGGGTCGTCGGCTGCGATGGCGGACGCAGTACGGTGCGTGGGCTCGCCGGCTTCGCATTCGTCGGCACCGAGCCGCAGTTCACCGGCTACGCCCTGCATGCCACCGTCGCCGATCCCGAGAAGCTGCGCTCTGGGATCAACCTGACGCCGACGGGCATGTACCTCCAGCTCGTGGAAGGGCACATGGGCATGATGGACTTCGACGGCGGCGCGTACGATCGCTCGCAGCAGCCGACTCGCGACCATCTCCAGGCGGTTCTGCGCCGTGTATCCGGCACCGATGTGACGCTGAGCGAAGTGCATCTCGCCTCGAGCTTCACCGATCGGGCGATGCAGACGACGACCTACCGGCGGGGACGCGTCCTGCTCGCGGGCGACGCCGCTCACATCCACTCGCCCCTCGGCGGGCAGGGACTCAACACCGGCATCGGCGACGCCATGAACCTGGGTTGGAAGCTCGCGGCGACCGTGCACGGGTACGCGCCGGACGGGCTACTCGACACCTACACCCGCGAGCGCCATCCGATCGGCGCAGCGGTGCTCGACTGGTCGCGCGCCCAGGTGGCGGCCATGCGGCCGGACGCGCATGGCCAGGCCGTCCAAGGAGTGGTGCGCGACCTGATCGGGACACGTGACGGAACGACCTATGTGTTCGAGAGGCTGTCGGGCTCGTCGATCCGTTACGACCTCGGCAGCGAGCATCCACTGGTCGGCCGCAACGCCCCGGACCTTCGCCTCGAAAACGGCACTCGCCTCGGCGACCTGATGCGGGACGGACGGGGCGTCGCGCTCGATTTCAGTACCGACCGATGCCTGCGCGGTTCAGCGGAGGGCTGGGAGAGTCGGATGCAGTATGCAGCCGGTCCGGCGAGAAACGACCTCGGACTGGGTGCCGTGCTGGTCCGACCCGACGGCGTGGTCGCCTGGGCAGGTGATCGCAACCCTGATCGTGAAGCGTTCGAGCGGGCCGCCGGCCATTGGTTCGGTGGTCCGGAAATCTGA
- a CDS encoding SGNH/GDSL hydrolase family protein, translating to MTITVRPGSTVMFTGDSITDCQRLENEDGLGFGYPLRVAGEWGLRHPDRPVTWLNSGIAGHKVRDLEARWQADVLDARPDVVSILAGVNDMGWHTLDPKGYVIPVEEFEAGYDRLLAPLAEAGTELILIEPFLLPIHGVVEAGAGVALIGEKEREEWRTDLDPKIQAVRKLARKYGAHLLAADGMFAELAATTGPEYWAADGVHPTPAGHAALAAAWLRLVA from the coding sequence ATGACGATCACTGTCCGACCGGGAAGCACCGTGATGTTCACCGGCGATTCGATCACCGACTGCCAACGGCTGGAGAACGAAGACGGCCTCGGGTTCGGCTACCCGCTGCGCGTCGCGGGGGAGTGGGGACTCCGGCACCCGGACCGGCCCGTGACCTGGCTGAACTCCGGGATCGCGGGCCACAAGGTGAGGGACCTCGAAGCGCGCTGGCAGGCAGACGTACTCGACGCGCGCCCGGACGTGGTGTCGATCCTCGCCGGGGTCAACGACATGGGCTGGCACACGCTGGACCCGAAGGGGTACGTGATCCCCGTGGAGGAGTTCGAGGCGGGTTACGACCGACTGCTCGCGCCCCTCGCCGAGGCCGGCACGGAGCTGATCCTCATCGAGCCGTTCCTCCTGCCGATCCACGGCGTCGTCGAGGCCGGTGCCGGTGTCGCGCTCATCGGAGAGAAAGAGCGAGAGGAATGGCGCACCGACCTGGACCCGAAGATCCAGGCCGTGCGCAAGCTCGCCCGCAAGTACGGCGCGCATCTGCTCGCCGCCGACGGCATGTTCGCCGAGCTCGCCGCGACGACCGGACCGGAGTACTGGGCCGCGGACGGCGTACACCCGACGCCGGCCGGTCACGCCGCACTCGCGGCGGCCTGGCTGCGCCTGGTCGCGTGA